Proteins encoded in a region of the Labeo rohita strain BAU-BD-2019 chromosome 22, IGBB_LRoh.1.0, whole genome shotgun sequence genome:
- the LOC127153724 gene encoding hatching enzyme 1.2-like produces MDTRASLSILLLLFGVSQASYFMEPSHEDVFITLPENVDITTQILESNNGSSEILIEGDLVFPKTRNALYCLNNNCFWKKNANNIVEIPYIVSSEFSYYDRSVIANAMSTFHSKTCIRFVARSTQTDYISIENKDGCYSSLGRTGGKQVVSLNRYGCVYHGIVQHELNHALGFYHEQTRSDRDQYVKINWENISPDMAYNFQRQNTNNQNTPYDYGSVMHYGRTAFSIQPGLETITPIPDGTVEIGQRQGMSNTDILRINKLYGC; encoded by the exons ATGGACACAAGAGCCTCCCTCTCcattctgctgctgctgtttggCGTCTCACAGGCGTCTTATTTCATG GAACCAAGCCATGAAGATGTGTTCATAACACTGCCAGAAAATGTTGATATCACTACACAGATTTTGGAGTCCAACAATG GGTCTTCTGAAATCTTGATTGAAGGAGATCTGGTGTTTCCAAAAACCAGAAATGCTCTCTACTGCCTGAACAACAACTGTTTCTGGAAGAAAAACGCAAACAACATAGTCGAGATCCCTTACATAGTGAGCAGTGAATTCT CCTATTATGACAGATCAGTGATTGCGAACGCCATGTCCACCTTTCACTCCAAAACCTGCATCCGCTTTGTGGCCAGATCAACTCAGACCGACTACATCAGTATTGAGAACAAAGATGG GTGCTACTCTTCTCTTGGTAGAACTGGTGGCAAACAGGTGGTCTCCCTCAACAGGTACGGCTGTGTGTATCACGGCATTGTTCAGCACGAGCTCAATCACGCCCTGGGCTTCTACCACGAGCAAACCAGGAGCGATCGCGACCAGTACGTCAAGATCAACTGGGAGAACATCTCTCCTGATATGGCCTACAACTTCCAGAGACAAAACACCAACAACCAAAACACTCCATACGACTACGGCTCCGTCATGCACTATGGAAGAACAGCCTTCTCCATCCAGCCCGGACTGGAAACCATCACTCCCATTCCTGATGGGACGGTGGAAATCGGACAGAGGCAGGGAATGTCCAACACCGACATCCTGAGGATCAACAAGCTGTATGGATGCTGA
- the LOC127153723 gene encoding hatching enzyme 1.2-like: MDTRASLSILLLLFGVSQASPLMEERFEGVFVSEPEPLDITTRILETNNGSSEVLIEGDLLFPKTRNALYCLNNNCFWKKNANNIVEIPYVVSSEFSYYDRSVIANAMSTFHSKTCIRFVARSTQTDYISIENKDGCYSSLGRTGGKQVVSLNRYGCVYHGIVQHELNHALGFYHEQTRSDRDQYVKINWENISPDMAYNFQKQNTNNQNTPYDYGSVMHYGRTAFSIQPGLETITPIPDGTVEIGQRQGMSNTDILRINKLYGC; encoded by the exons ATGGACACAAGAGCCTCCCTCTCcattctgctgctgctgtttggCGTCTCACAGGCGTCTCCTCTCATG GAGGAAAGATTTGAAGGAGTGTTTGTATCAGAGCCTGAACCTCTGGACATCACTACAAGAATTTTGGAGACCAACAATG GATCTTCTGAAGTCTTGATTGAAGGAGATCTGCTGTTTCCCAAAACCAGAAATGCTCTCTACTGCTTAAACAACAACTGTTTCTGGAAGAAAAACGCCAACAACATAGTGGAGATCCCTTACGTAGTGAGCAGTGAATTCT CCTATTATGACAGATCAGTGATTGCGAATGCCATGTCCACCTTTCACTCCAAGACCTGCATCCGCTTTGTGGCCAGATCAACTCAGACCGACTACATCAGTATTGAGAACAAAGATGG GTGCTACTCTTCTCTTGGTAGAACTGGTGGCAAACAGGTGGTCTCCCTCAACAGGTACGGCTGTGTGTATCACGGCATCGTTCAGCACGAGCTCAATCACGCCCTGGGCTTCTACCACGAGCAAACCAGGAGCGATCGCGACCAGTACGTCAAGATCAACTGGGAGAACATCTCTCCTGATATGGCCTACAACTTCCAGAAACAAAACACCAACAACCAAAACACTCCATACGACTACGGCTCCGTCATGCACTATGGAAGAACAGCCTTCTCCATCCAGCCCGGACTGGAAACCATCACTCCCATTCCTGATGGGACGGTGGAAATCGGACAGAGGCAGGGAATGTCCAACACCGACATCCTGAGGATCAACAAGCTGTACGGATGTTGA
- the LOC127153721 gene encoding hatching enzyme 1.2, whose protein sequence is MDTTASLSILLLLFGISVANPVRKPEPPAFVPIPGNVDITTKFLETNKGSSERLMHGDIVIPKTRNALYCLNNNCFWKKNSKNLVEVPYIVSSSYSSADISVIQNAMSTFHNKTCIRFVPRVNQTDYISIEDKDGCYSYLGRIGGQQLVSLKRTGCLYHGIIQHELNHALGFYHEHTRSDRDKYVKINWEYIPTDKASNFQIQNTNNQNTTYDYSSIMHYGKTAFSNTVGKDTITPIPNAAVEIGQRQDMSNIDILRINKLYGCV, encoded by the exons ATGGACACAACAGCTTCCCTCTCcattctgctgctgctgtttggCATCTCCGTGGCGAATCCTGTCAGG AAGCCTGAGCCTCCTGCCTTCGTACCCATACCTGGAAATGTGGACATCACTACAAAGTTCCTGGAGACTAACAAAG GATCCTCTGAACGTCTGATGCACGGAGATATTGTGATTCCCAAAACCAGAAATGCTCTCTACTGCCTGAACAACAACTGTTTCTGGAAGAAAAACTCTAAAAACTTAGTCGAGGTCCCTTACATTGTGAGCAGTAGTTACT cCTCTGCTGACATCTCAGTTATTCAGAACGCCATGTCTACTTTTCACAACAAGACTTGCATTCGCTTCGTACCTAGAGTAAATCAGACTGACTACATCAGTATTGAGGACAAAGATGG GTGCTACTCTTATCTTGGTAGAATTGGTGGCCAACAGTTGGTCTCCCTCAAGAGGACTGGTTGTTTGTATCACGGCATCATTCAGCATGAGCTTAATCACGCTCTGGGCTTCTACCATGAACACACCAGGAGTGATCGCGACAAGTACGTTAAGATCAACTGGGAGTACATCCCAACCGATAAGGCCAGCAACTTCCAAATACAGAACACCAACAACCAAAACACCACATACGACTACAGCTCCATCATGCACTATGGAAAAACAGCCTTCTCCAACACAGTTGGGAAGGACACCATTACTCCCATTCCTAATGCAGCGGTGGAAATCGGACAGAGGCAAGATATGTCTAACATTGACATCCTGAGGATCAACAAGCTGTATGGATGTGTTTGA
- the LOC127153608 gene encoding hatching enzyme 1.2-like codes for MDTTASLSILLLLFGISLANPTPEPPAFVPIPGNVDITTKFLETNKGSSKHLMQGDLVFPKTRNALYCLNNNCFWKKNANNLVEVPYIVSSNYSSADISVIQNAMSTFHSKTCIRFVPRVNQTDYISIEDTDGCYSCLGRIGGQQLVSLKRTGCLYHGIIQHELNHALGFYHEHTRSDRDKYVKINWEYIPTDKASNFQIQNTNNQNTTYDYGSIMHYGRTAFSNTAGKDTITPIPNAAVEIGQRQDMSNIDILRINKLYGCV; via the exons ATGGACACAACAGCTTCCCTCTCcattctgctgctgctgtttggCATCTCCTTGGCAAATCCT ACGCCTGAGCCTCCTGCATTTGTACCCATACCTGGAAATGTGGACATCACTACAAAGTTTCTGGAGACCAACAAGG gATCCTCTAAACACCTAATGCAAGGAGATCTGGTGTTTCCCAAAACCAGAAATGCTCTCTACTGCCTGAACAACAACTGTTTCTGGAAGAAAAACGCTAACAACTTAGTCGAGGTCCCTTACATAGTGAGCAGTAATTACT cCTCTGCTGACATCTCAGTTATTCAGAACGCCATGTCTACTTTTCACAGCAAGACTTGCATTCGCTTCGTACCCAGAGTAAATCAGACTGACTACATCAGTATTGAGGACACAGATGG GTGCTACTCTTGTCTTGGTAGAATTGGTGGACAACAGTTGGTCTCCCTCAAGAGGACTGGTTGTTTGTATCACGGCATCATTCAGCATGAGCTTAATCACGCTCTGGGCTTCTACCATGAACACACCAGGAGTGATCGCGACAAGTACGTTAAGATCAACTGGGAGTACATCCCAACCGATAAGGCCAGCAACTTCCAAATACAGAACACCAACAATCAAAACACCACATACGACTACGGCTCCATCATGCACTATGGAAGAACAGCCTTTTCCAACACGGCTGGGAAGGACACCATCACTCCCATTCCTAATGCAGCGGTGGAAATTGGACAGAGGCAAGATATGTCTAACATTGACATCCTGAGGATCAACAAGCTGTATGGATGTGTTTga